Proteins from one Trichocoleus desertorum ATA4-8-CV12 genomic window:
- a CDS encoding phosphate ABC transporter permease, translating to MLVPLTREKFEQLVPLVATFPQYKYHWGKLSDFLKRLLISVIGIVVVAITHSLIGEAGGVILFFLGVASSLYWLWAPILWATLRNLEARKPRHSGFWQGRVLDAYVSEELIGTEETVNKKGELVLVENRERRLNLEVGDESGFRIPVQVPLRREHKAIRPDQPVEMVVMSHLPDLSRIAKVSDIYIPSQNIWVSDYPQVQRDNFLEVSRRLRSEPKPRRPSRRRAAMDI from the coding sequence ATGCTAGTTCCATTAACCCGCGAAAAGTTTGAACAACTGGTGCCGCTCGTGGCTACTTTTCCTCAGTACAAGTATCACTGGGGAAAGCTTTCAGATTTTTTGAAGCGATTACTCATTTCCGTCATCGGAATTGTAGTTGTCGCGATCACCCACTCCCTGATTGGTGAGGCTGGTGGAGTCATCCTTTTCTTTCTAGGAGTTGCCAGCAGCCTTTACTGGCTCTGGGCTCCCATTCTTTGGGCTACCCTCCGAAACCTGGAAGCTCGCAAACCCCGCCATAGTGGTTTTTGGCAAGGCCGCGTCCTAGATGCCTACGTCAGCGAAGAACTGATCGGTACGGAAGAGACCGTGAATAAGAAGGGAGAGTTGGTACTAGTCGAAAATCGCGAACGCCGTTTGAACTTAGAAGTAGGCGACGAAAGTGGATTTAGAATTCCAGTCCAGGTGCCTCTGCGCCGAGAGCACAAAGCCATTCGCCCCGATCAACCCGTCGAGATGGTGGTAATGTCCCACTTGCCTGACTTAAGTCGCATTGCCAAAGTCTCTGACATTTACATTCCAAGTCAAAATATCTGGGTCAGCGACTACCCCCAAGTGCAACGGGATAATTTTCTGGAAGTAAGCCGACGACTACGCTCTGAGCCCAAACCTCGCAGACCATCTCGTCGTCGCGCCGCCATGGATATCTAA
- a CDS encoding precorrin-8X methylmutase — translation MEWHITDAQSLGIIDREIGEHTFSPAEYEIVRRVIYATADFEYKSLIRFSEQALQAGAAALAARTTIVVDVPMVQVGITSNIQNTFANPVYCSMDALTRPQRDRTRAAWGIETLARRYPEGIFVIGQAQTALSAIVDLIEAEEIRPALVVGTPSGFVDIEVTKQRLQDSLVPHIRIEGRKGSAVVAAAIMNGLVDLAWKAYGQDNSGIG, via the coding sequence ATGGAGTGGCATATTACGGACGCTCAAAGTTTAGGAATTATCGACCGAGAAATAGGTGAACACACGTTTTCCCCGGCTGAATATGAAATTGTGCGTCGAGTGATTTATGCCACTGCTGATTTTGAGTACAAATCCTTGATTCGCTTTTCGGAACAAGCTCTGCAAGCAGGAGCCGCAGCTCTAGCAGCGCGTACCACTATTGTGGTGGATGTACCAATGGTGCAAGTTGGTATTACTTCCAACATCCAAAATACGTTTGCCAACCCGGTATATTGCAGCATGGACGCCCTAACGAGACCCCAACGAGATAGAACTCGTGCGGCATGGGGCATTGAAACTCTAGCGCGACGCTATCCAGAAGGCATTTTTGTCATTGGTCAGGCCCAAACTGCCTTGTCTGCCATTGTGGATTTAATTGAAGCGGAAGAAATCCGCCCAGCTTTGGTGGTTGGCACTCCTTCAGGATTTGTCGATATTGAAGTAACCAAACAGCGTTTACAAGATTCGTTGGTGCCTCACATTCGCATTGAAGGGCGTAAAGGCAGTGCTGTCGTCGCTGCTGCAATTATGAATGGCTTAGTGGATTTGGCCTGGAAAGCCTACGGTCAGGACAACTCTGGCATTGGCTAA
- a CDS encoding TPM domain-containing protein: protein MQYLSPRRLLTFLATFCLSLSIWAIAPAAQAYDNPQLLPSEPTTVIDLAKNLTGVQEETLAKDLEAFEAETGWKLRVLTQFDQTPGRAVKDFWGLDDKSVLLVADARGGNILNFSVGDAFYELMPRTFWIELQTRYGNQFFVRENGEDQAIIQALESVKTCLRRGGCQVVPGLPQEQWILTLITSLVGGVIFGFAAHPRKEGQVFAWQWALIFSPLWGILFIAFGIGPVVTRTSEWLPLFRNVVGFMLGALVAYLSPTFTQSSTSES from the coding sequence ATGCAGTACCTTTCTCCGCGACGGCTTCTCACTTTCCTCGCCACATTTTGCTTATCGTTGTCGATCTGGGCGATCGCGCCAGCAGCCCAAGCCTATGACAATCCCCAGTTGTTGCCCAGTGAGCCAACTACAGTTATTGACTTGGCGAAAAACCTAACTGGAGTTCAAGAAGAAACTCTGGCCAAAGATTTAGAGGCATTTGAAGCAGAGACAGGCTGGAAACTCCGAGTTCTGACTCAGTTTGACCAAACTCCCGGTCGGGCTGTCAAGGACTTCTGGGGTTTAGACGATAAGAGCGTGTTGTTAGTGGCTGATGCGCGGGGTGGCAACATCCTTAACTTTAGTGTTGGGGATGCCTTTTATGAATTAATGCCGCGTACCTTCTGGATTGAGCTGCAAACTCGCTACGGCAACCAATTCTTTGTGCGAGAAAATGGCGAAGATCAAGCCATTATTCAAGCACTAGAGTCAGTCAAAACCTGCCTGCGTCGAGGTGGGTGCCAAGTTGTGCCCGGTTTACCTCAAGAACAGTGGATTCTTACCTTAATTACCTCCCTCGTGGGCGGCGTGATCTTTGGCTTTGCAGCTCATCCCCGCAAAGAAGGTCAAGTTTTTGCTTGGCAATGGGCTTTAATCTTCTCGCCTTTGTGGGGAATCTTGTTTATTGCCTTTGGGATTGGCCCAGTGGTGACCCGCACCTCCGAGTGGCTACCCCTATTTCGCAATGTAGTGGGGTTCATGCTAGGGGCTTTGGTCGCCTACCTATCACCGACGTTTACTCAGTCTTCCACCTCTGAGAGTTAA
- a CDS encoding tetratricopeptide repeat protein: MSTTQSFQSSHARSRYPYQQATSARSSRSVRLQDSIDPRRRLEYEAAIASCDRAIARQPDDVNAWYERGQAQANLGSYVEAIASLNKALALKPQHTAALVFRAVAFIHLSCYEEALLSCNTVLAIQPHHSEAWLFRGVALRSLHRYQAAYASYDNALGIRRPSLWQNISRILGCFASRNRQP, from the coding sequence ATGTCTACTACCCAGTCATTTCAGTCGTCTCATGCTCGGTCACGCTATCCGTATCAGCAGGCCACTTCTGCCCGAAGCAGCCGATCTGTTCGCTTGCAGGATAGTATTGATCCCCGGCGACGGCTGGAGTACGAAGCCGCGATCGCTAGCTGTGATCGAGCCATTGCACGACAACCAGATGATGTCAATGCCTGGTATGAGCGTGGACAGGCACAAGCAAATTTAGGCTCTTATGTAGAGGCGATCGCCAGCTTGAACAAAGCTCTAGCCCTAAAACCTCAGCATACGGCTGCTTTAGTATTTCGAGCCGTAGCGTTTATCCACCTGAGTTGCTATGAAGAAGCTTTACTCAGCTGCAATACCGTTCTGGCCATTCAACCTCATCACTCAGAAGCTTGGTTGTTTCGTGGAGTAGCCTTGCGTTCTTTACACCGCTACCAAGCAGCCTACGCTAGTTACGACAACGCCTTAGGAATTCGCAGACCTTCCCTTTGGCAAAATATTTCAAGAATTCTAGGATGCTTCGCGAGTCGCAACCGTCAACCCTAA